The sequence GTCGAGCTTGACCTAGCCCCACAAAAAAACTCGTATTTTGACCATAACTCTTTCAATACAACTCGGAATTGGACAAAATTCAACCTTTCTGGCCCACCGCCCACATGGCCAAAGTAGAGCTCGACGAAAGCGAAATCCCTTGCCCCACCGCCCGTGCACGCTCACCGCCACCACTAGAAGAGCTCGGCCGAGTCACAACCCTTGACATCGGCCTCGGACCTGGCCCCACACTTACCGCCTTCTCACACCTACAACTCATCAACAACCCATTACCCGAAGACCTCCTCCTATTCTTCTCCACCGCCGCCACATGTGGCGGCTGCCCCGACGACGTCGCAACCAAATATTCCCCAAAATCAGCCTCGGAAGCATTAGCCACGCTCGCTCTATCAAACCCCTCGGCGGTAGTCACACTCCAATCAATGCTAGCTTCACTAGGCTCGTAACCATAATCAGCCGCCGTCAAACCCGAAATCGGATGATACAAAGCAGCGGAGATCGGAGGAAACCGCCGCATTGCGGCCGCTTCTTCGAGGGAATCTCGCCGTTGGCGGTTGAAAAGGAACATGGAAGGGTGAGCCGCTGTGGTCGTTGTGGATTCAGTTGTGGTCGTTTGCTGAGTTGTAAAACTTTCTATTTCGAAAAGATCTGAGCTGGCATCGCTTGCTCCGTCGTCCACGTCGACATAAGTAATATTACTGATTTGACCATTGGTGGTGTTATTAATAAAGGGGGCGTTGAGTGTTCTCATTCTCGATGTGGGACTAGTTAAGAAAGTGAAATTACGAGtgttattatttaatgatattCGATTACTATGAGATGGTGGACTGAATATCTCGAGTGAATCTCTAGCTGGATCTTCGAATTCCGCCAttgttgttgatgatgatgatgaagcttgattattcagaattggaaaAGTAAACCCAATATTTGATTTTCCATTATTATTACTCTGCAACGATCTTCTCAtttgatgatgatggtgatgatgagAATTGATATTTCCCCAATTCTGTTCGAAATTAGTATTATTACCAATTGTACCAGATCT is a genomic window of Cannabis sativa cultivar Pink pepper isolate KNU-18-1 chromosome 9, ASM2916894v1, whole genome shotgun sequence containing:
- the LOC115723926 gene encoding protein PHYTOCHROME KINASE SUBSTRATE 4, which produces MYIHHIHNPNYVYLHTYTIPYINLSQNHQKKKDHNNNDDLMMMKMITMEERSSRVEKTNSTPTIMADDSTEISIFDAQKYFNDLNLLNPPQKPTSTPAVAGAGAAVSGGGGGGNRVSPLAENIAEPSRFSSASSSIDSYNNINNKTHRNSQTMRRTRSFRSTATTPTASSEASWNSQTGLLSAPPGSLSVSFKHPLSSDKRTAAPAPAPPFSGGVRWLNLRRKCPCLCKKSVQVKENPVRTISESHIPIPQIALPPSPSPSPPPAAAERLVHCSIKSTMAEIRSGTIGNNTNFEQNWGNINSHHHHHHQMRRSLQSNNNGKSNIGFTFPILNNQASSSSSTTMAEFEDPARDSLEIFSPPSHSNRISLNNNTRNFTFLTSPTSRMRTLNAPFINNTTNGQISNITYVDVDDGASDASSDLFEIESFTTQQTTTTESTTTTAAHPSMFLFNRQRRDSLEEAAAMRRFPPISAALYHPISGLTAADYGYEPSEASIDWSVTTAEGFDRASVANASEADFGEYLVATSSGQPPHVAAVEKNRRRSSGNGLLMSCRCEKAVSVGPGPRPMSRVVTRPSSSSGGGERARAVGQGISLSSSSTLAMWAVGQKG